In Cicer arietinum cultivar CDC Frontier isolate Library 1 chromosome 7, Cicar.CDCFrontier_v2.0, whole genome shotgun sequence, a single window of DNA contains:
- the LOC101489016 gene encoding multiple organellar RNA editing factor 3, mitochondrial has product MAYSNARRTLASTLTRVLSSSSYGSASRSRTRFAFALSSAKQTLPVPYSFPVRLKSSGSGYSPLNDPSPNWSNRPPKETILLDGCDYEHWLIVMEFPDNPKPSEDEMVNSYVKTLAQVLGSEEEAKKKIYSVSTSTYTGFGALISEELSYKLKELPGVLWVLPDSYLDVPNKDYGGDLFVDGNVIPRPQYRYAERQPSRSRPRPRHDRRRETMQVERRDNIQGQNWNQGQGGHMQPSNPINRQNSASVGESHEMFNRRNSA; this is encoded by the exons ATGGCGTACTCAAATGCAAGGCGCACGTTAGCATCCACCCTCACACGagttctttcttcttcttcatatgGAAGCGCTTCTCGCAGTCGCACTCGTTTCGCTTTTGCTTTGTCCTCTGCCAAACAAACCCTGCCCGTCCCTTACTCGTTCCCGGTTCGGTTGAAATCATCTGGTTCGGGTTATTCTCCATTGAACGACCCATCCCCTAACTGGAGTAACCGTCCTCCAAAGGAAACCATTCTTCTCGATGGCTGTGATTACGAACACTGGCTCATCGTTATGGAATTCCCCGATAACCCTAAACCCTCTGAAGATGAAATGGTTAATAGCTACGTTAAAACCCTAGCTCAAGTTCTCGGAAG TGAGGAAGAGGCCAAGAAGAAGATATACTCTGTTTCTACTTCTACATATACAGGTTTCGGTGCTCTTATTTCGGAAGAGCTTTCTTATAAACTCAAAG AGTTGCCAGGAGTTCTTTGGGTACTACCAGATTCATATCTCGATGTTCCTAACAAGGATTATGGAG GTGATTTGTTTGTTGATGGGAATGTAATCCCTAGGCCACAGTATAGATATGCTGAAAGGCAACCAAGTAGGAGTAGACCACGTCCACGGCATGATAGGCGCCGGGAAACTATGCAAGTTGAAAGGAGAGATAATATCCAAGGACAGAACTGGAACCAAGGTCAGGGAGGACATATGCAGCCATCAAATCCAATTAATAGGCAAAACTCGGCTTCAGTAGGAGAAAGCCATGAAATGTTTAATAGGAGGAACTCTGCTTGA